In Nymphaea colorata isolate Beijing-Zhang1983 chromosome 3, ASM883128v2, whole genome shotgun sequence, a genomic segment contains:
- the LOC116251307 gene encoding protein disulfide isomerase-like 1-4 → MDQMVKVGRGRKHHLLLSLLLISLLVCSFFAIPSTASKGASGKTEDPEDEDLSFLEEGEDDGHGAGHDQVDGFSEEEFEGDFEGLDDGGEDHEPAEPPFDEKDVVVLNEGNFSRFIEENRYVMVEFYAPWCGHCQALAPEFAAAATELKGVAALAKVDATVENDLAQKYDVQGYPTVFFFVDGIHRQYPGARNKDAIVSWIKKKTGPAVQNITTVEDAENVLTAESVLVLAFLNSLVGPENAELSAASRLEDGVSFYQTVNEDVAKLFHIDPKAKRPSLVLLKKEAEKINHFDGEFSKSAIVDFVFSNKLPLVTTFTRESASSIFDNPIKKQVLIFVRSNDYEATIPIFQEAAKLFKGKLLFVHVDMDNEDVGKPVSEYFGVSGDGPIVLGYSGNDDSKKYKLDGEVNLDALKAFAQGFLEDKLKQFYKSDPVPEKNDGDVKIVVSNNFDEVVLDESKDVLLEIYAPWCGHCQALEPTYNKLAKHLRGIDSLVIAKMDGTTNEHPRAKSDGFPTLLFFPAGNKSFDPIVVETDRTVVAFYKFLKKHASIPFKLQKPVKKVESDVTETAAPTEGDGGKDVKDEL, encoded by the exons ATGGACCAAATGGtgaaggtagggagggggaggAAGCATCATCTGCTCCTCTCGCTTCTCCTCATTTCCCTCCTTGTCTGCTCCTTCTTCGCCATCCCTTCCACTGCCTCCAAGGGTGCTTCTGGGAAGACCGAGGATCCGGAAGACGAAGACCTCTCTTTCCTGGAGGAGGGGGAGGATGACGGCCACGGGGCCGGCCATGACCAAGTCGATGGCTTCTCTGAGGAGGAGTTCGAGGGAGACTTTGAGGGTCTCGACGACGGGGGTGAGGATCATGAGCCCGCTGAACCCCCGTTCGACGAGAAGGACGTGGTGGTTCTAAACGAGGGCAACTTTAGCCGGTTCATCGAGGAGAACCGGTATGTGATGGTGGAATTCTACGCACCGTGGTGCGGTCACTGCCAGGCTCTGGCCCCTGAATTCGCGGCTGCCGCCACGGAGCTCAAAGGGGTCGCCGCACTAGCCAAGGTGGACGCCACCGTGGAGAACGATCTCGCCCAGAAGTACGACGTCCAAGGCTACCCCACCGTGTTCTTCTTCGTCGACGGGATCCACAGGCAATACCCTGGGGCCAGGAACAa GGATGCAATTGTTTCGTggataaagaagaaaacaggACCTGCAGTTCAAAACATTACCACTGTTGAAGATGCGGAAAATGTGCTTACTGCTGAAAGTGTTTTGGTTCTGGCATTCCTCAATTCTTTGGTG GGACCTGAGAATGCAGAGCTTTCTGCAGCTTCAAGACTAGAAGATGGGGTATCTTTCTATCAGACTGTGAATGAAGACGTTGCTAAGCTTTTTCACATTGATCCCAAGGCTAAACGGCCTTCATTGGTGTTATTGAAGAAGGAAGCTGAAAAAATAAATCACTTTG atgGTGAGTTTAGCAAGTCTGCCATAGTTGACTTTGTGTTCTCGAACAAGCTTCCTCTAGTCACAACCTTTACTAGGGAATCTGCATCTTCAATTTTCGATAATCCAATAAAGAAACAG gtTTTGATCTTTGTTCGCTCAAATGATTACGAAGCCACCATACCAATCTTTCAAGAGGCTGCAAAGCTTTTCAAAGGAAAG CTTCTATTTGTTCATGTTGATATGGACAATGAGGATGTTGGAAAACCAGTTTCAGAATACTTTGGTGTGTCTGGAGATGGTCCAATA GTTCTTGGATACTCGGGAAATGATGATTCCAAGAAATACAAGCTTGATGGTGAAGTGAACCTTGATGCTCTCAAG GCATTTGCTCAGGGTTTTTTAGAAGATAAACTTAAGCAATTCTACAAGTCGGATCCAGTTCCTGAGAAG AATGACGGAGACGTGAAAATTGTCGTCAGTAACAATTTTGACGAAGTGGTGCTGGACGAATCCAAGGATGTTCTTCTGGAG ATCTATGCACCATGGTGTGGTCACTGTCAAGCGCTTGAGCCAACTTACAACAAACTAGCAAAACATCTGCGTGGTATTGATTCTCTTGTTATAGCAAAAATGGATGGCACCACTAACGAACATCCCAGGGCAAAG TCGGACGGATTCCCCACACTTCTTTTCTTCCCTGCAGGCAATAAGAGCTTTGATCCT ATTGTTGTGGAGACAGATCGGACAGTGGTGGCATTCTATAAGTTTCTCAAGAAGCATGCATCAATCCCTTTTAAACTGCAAAAGCCTGTAAAAAAGGTGGAATCAGATGTGACCGAAACTGCTGCACCAACAGAAGGGGACGGTGGCAAGGATGTGAAGGATGAACTATAA
- the LOC116250985 gene encoding protein XRI1-like isoform X3: MDLANASNEPWEWQDDIRFQSDSPLDISHCLWDELEQGAKNSWCVFDETTPIKDYAGSDYPVSFVTDQEVTDKGMEEYRSSSSQLKRRRMLQFSPEMTVCTSDEKKSSALFKSKVREDPLTGVSADLYFSGSVPEGQIWASRLPEGCRSGSEYLDQSPDGWLVECFNDQDMQISSDDINFSGISEEQIDVSEFCTMPPQTEMNAWQSTDSTPQALSTYFSGTPSSTETPNKPSAPVAYPFTLIKPCGMQGAVTLSDINQRILTPPASMSKYKKSKDAASSYPTSAFSGKPVVALTKIQTEGGKGSITIMRTKG, translated from the exons ATGGATTTAGCGAACgcaag TAACGAGCCCTGGGAGTGGCAGGATGACATACGTTTCCAATCAGACTCTCCCCTTG ATATTTCTCATTGCCTCTGGGATGAACTGGAGCAAGGTGCCAAGAATTCGTGGTGTGTGTTTGACGAGACGACTCCGATAAAGGACTATGCTGGTTCTGATTATCCTGTTTCCTTTGTCACTGATCAAG AGGTAACTGATAAGGGGATGGAAGAATATAGGAGCTCTTCATCTCAACTGAAAAGGCGGCGCATGTTGCAGTTTTCACCAGAAATGACTGTATGTACTTCTGATGAAAAAAAGTCATCAGCTTTATTTAAATCTAAG GTTAGGGAGGACCCTTTAACAGGAGTAAGCGCGGATCTGTATTTTTCAGGTTCAGTCCCTGAAGGTCAAATCTGGGCTTCAAGGCTTCCAG AAGGTTGCAGGTCCGGTAGTGAGTACCTGGATCAGTCACCAGACGGATGGCTTGTGGAGTGCTTCAATGATCAAGACATGCAGATCAGTTCAGATGACAT CAACTTCTCAGGCATCTCTGAGGAACAAATTGATGTATCAG AATTTTGTACCATGCCACCTCAAACAGAAATGAATGCATGGCAGTCTACAGACTCTACACCTCAAGCTCTTTCTACTTATTTTTCAG GTACTCCGTCATCCACTGAAACTCCCAACAAACCATCTGCCCCTGTTGCGTACCCATTTACACTCATTAAGCCATGTGGAATGCAAGGAGCTGTAACCTTAAGTGACATCAATCAACGGATACTCACTCCACCAGCATCGATGTCAAAATACAAGAAGAGCAAGGATGCTGCTTCATCATATCCTACTTCAGCATTTTCAGGGAAGCCTGTTGTTGCCCTGACTAAAATCCAAACtgaaggaggaaaaggaagcATCACAATAATGAGAACCAAAGGCTGA
- the LOC116250985 gene encoding protein XRI1-like isoform X2, producing MCPNGSDWCCMMILRPNNEPWEWQDDIRFQSDSPLDISHCLWDELEQGAKNSWCVFDETTPIKDYAGSDYPVSFVTDQEVTDKGMEEYRSSSSQLKRRRMLQFSPEMTVCTSDEKKSSALFKSKVREDPLTGVSADLYFSGSVPEGQIWASRLPGCRSGSEYLDQSPDGWLVECFNDQDMQISSDDINFSGISEEQIDVSEFCTMPPQTEMNAWQSTDSTPQALSTYFSGTPSSTETPNKPSAPVAYPFTLIKPCGMQGAVTLSDINQRILTPPASMSKYKKSKDAASSYPTSAFSGKPVVALTKIQTEGGKGSITIMRTKG from the exons ATGTGCCCAAATGGATCTGATTGGTGTTGCATGATGATTTTGCGACCAAA TAACGAGCCCTGGGAGTGGCAGGATGACATACGTTTCCAATCAGACTCTCCCCTTG ATATTTCTCATTGCCTCTGGGATGAACTGGAGCAAGGTGCCAAGAATTCGTGGTGTGTGTTTGACGAGACGACTCCGATAAAGGACTATGCTGGTTCTGATTATCCTGTTTCCTTTGTCACTGATCAAG AGGTAACTGATAAGGGGATGGAAGAATATAGGAGCTCTTCATCTCAACTGAAAAGGCGGCGCATGTTGCAGTTTTCACCAGAAATGACTGTATGTACTTCTGATGAAAAAAAGTCATCAGCTTTATTTAAATCTAAG GTTAGGGAGGACCCTTTAACAGGAGTAAGCGCGGATCTGTATTTTTCAGGTTCAGTCCCTGAAGGTCAAATCTGGGCTTCAAGGCTTCCAG GTTGCAGGTCCGGTAGTGAGTACCTGGATCAGTCACCAGACGGATGGCTTGTGGAGTGCTTCAATGATCAAGACATGCAGATCAGTTCAGATGACAT CAACTTCTCAGGCATCTCTGAGGAACAAATTGATGTATCAG AATTTTGTACCATGCCACCTCAAACAGAAATGAATGCATGGCAGTCTACAGACTCTACACCTCAAGCTCTTTCTACTTATTTTTCAG GTACTCCGTCATCCACTGAAACTCCCAACAAACCATCTGCCCCTGTTGCGTACCCATTTACACTCATTAAGCCATGTGGAATGCAAGGAGCTGTAACCTTAAGTGACATCAATCAACGGATACTCACTCCACCAGCATCGATGTCAAAATACAAGAAGAGCAAGGATGCTGCTTCATCATATCCTACTTCAGCATTTTCAGGGAAGCCTGTTGTTGCCCTGACTAAAATCCAAACtgaaggaggaaaaggaagcATCACAATAATGAGAACCAAAGGCTGA
- the LOC116250985 gene encoding protein XRI1-like isoform X1, protein MCPNGSDWCCMMILRPNNEPWEWQDDIRFQSDSPLDISHCLWDELEQGAKNSWCVFDETTPIKDYAGSDYPVSFVTDQEVTDKGMEEYRSSSSQLKRRRMLQFSPEMTVCTSDEKKSSALFKSKVREDPLTGVSADLYFSGSVPEGQIWASRLPEGCRSGSEYLDQSPDGWLVECFNDQDMQISSDDINFSGISEEQIDVSEFCTMPPQTEMNAWQSTDSTPQALSTYFSGTPSSTETPNKPSAPVAYPFTLIKPCGMQGAVTLSDINQRILTPPASMSKYKKSKDAASSYPTSAFSGKPVVALTKIQTEGGKGSITIMRTKG, encoded by the exons ATGTGCCCAAATGGATCTGATTGGTGTTGCATGATGATTTTGCGACCAAA TAACGAGCCCTGGGAGTGGCAGGATGACATACGTTTCCAATCAGACTCTCCCCTTG ATATTTCTCATTGCCTCTGGGATGAACTGGAGCAAGGTGCCAAGAATTCGTGGTGTGTGTTTGACGAGACGACTCCGATAAAGGACTATGCTGGTTCTGATTATCCTGTTTCCTTTGTCACTGATCAAG AGGTAACTGATAAGGGGATGGAAGAATATAGGAGCTCTTCATCTCAACTGAAAAGGCGGCGCATGTTGCAGTTTTCACCAGAAATGACTGTATGTACTTCTGATGAAAAAAAGTCATCAGCTTTATTTAAATCTAAG GTTAGGGAGGACCCTTTAACAGGAGTAAGCGCGGATCTGTATTTTTCAGGTTCAGTCCCTGAAGGTCAAATCTGGGCTTCAAGGCTTCCAG AAGGTTGCAGGTCCGGTAGTGAGTACCTGGATCAGTCACCAGACGGATGGCTTGTGGAGTGCTTCAATGATCAAGACATGCAGATCAGTTCAGATGACAT CAACTTCTCAGGCATCTCTGAGGAACAAATTGATGTATCAG AATTTTGTACCATGCCACCTCAAACAGAAATGAATGCATGGCAGTCTACAGACTCTACACCTCAAGCTCTTTCTACTTATTTTTCAG GTACTCCGTCATCCACTGAAACTCCCAACAAACCATCTGCCCCTGTTGCGTACCCATTTACACTCATTAAGCCATGTGGAATGCAAGGAGCTGTAACCTTAAGTGACATCAATCAACGGATACTCACTCCACCAGCATCGATGTCAAAATACAAGAAGAGCAAGGATGCTGCTTCATCATATCCTACTTCAGCATTTTCAGGGAAGCCTGTTGTTGCCCTGACTAAAATCCAAACtgaaggaggaaaaggaagcATCACAATAATGAGAACCAAAGGCTGA